The following proteins are encoded in a genomic region of Thiomicrospira sp. R3:
- a CDS encoding FtsX-like permease family protein yields MSAVLSSLLASSRWFWRGFKRGDWLWLWLAVVIASASVTLVEQLAQTVHKSMLTKAAESLSADLVLRSTRPIDPQWRQQAMEQGLETSYQISFTTMAMHSTEQDDEFQMVLLKGIEANYPLRGALSSERGLDINQLSADQVLADPQLRGLLNVQPGQRLLLGRGEFEIADWLAGQDVFQATFSQFAPQVIMPLSVVQDLGLIGPGSRVNYELGLAGDLRTLDAFAKTLEQQNHAHWQIQSARAPTDDLERAMDTAWLFLDLSALATVLIAGLAILIASRFYLQRWTASMALMRAAGASNRQLTGLFALQLTYLALLGSVIGVLIGQGLFYLARPILSEYFVPLVIPGYSSAILIGLISGTLALWTFAWPAFRQATQVSPLRVLRQAENKTNVLVLIGVSLMLLIALMGLLLSNQLLVWAVPALFISAGLLYLLAKLLLIGLQRLQPYTQGWLRLAIAALARSPGLVTLQLISLGLVIFILVLMSFVRQDLLQSWQASLPQDAPNTFVMNIQPDQQPEFAALITQFDIEAELVPMVRGRLIEVNQTPIHPQDQTENRARRLLEREANIAVLNQPPAYNKITAKLDNAQRQADMPFVSVEAEMAALFGLQLGDILTFDLIGQAFNYQITSFREVEWQSFRLNFFFVLEPQADRLLPVTYITNFRSDLSPEATSQLRRQLNQQLSGVLWVDAREMIAQIQLIMNQASMAVSILYLFTLVSSLIVIFTATRASQLGRIRSWLLLRTLGAQQSDIVKIGLTEFVLIGVLAGLFAASLGQITSLLIGHFWLGVSPQLNPTLWLVSIVASALLLLAIGWLTQRKPLTQTPKQLLQQLQADS; encoded by the coding sequence ATGAGCGCGGTACTGAGCAGCCTGCTCGCCTCCAGCCGTTGGTTTTGGCGCGGGTTTAAACGCGGCGATTGGTTATGGCTTTGGTTAGCGGTGGTGATTGCCAGCGCCAGCGTTACGCTGGTTGAGCAACTCGCCCAAACCGTCCATAAAAGCATGCTAACCAAAGCCGCCGAAAGTCTATCGGCTGATCTGGTGTTACGCTCTACCCGCCCGATTGATCCGCAATGGCGCCAACAAGCGATGGAGCAGGGCTTAGAAACCAGTTATCAAATCAGTTTTACCACCATGGCGATGCACAGCACCGAGCAGGACGATGAGTTTCAGATGGTGCTACTCAAAGGTATCGAAGCCAACTACCCGCTGCGCGGCGCACTCAGCTCGGAACGCGGGCTGGACATTAACCAGCTGAGCGCTGATCAGGTGTTAGCCGACCCACAACTGAGGGGGTTGCTTAACGTACAACCCGGCCAGCGGTTGCTGCTTGGGCGGGGTGAATTTGAAATCGCCGACTGGCTGGCGGGGCAGGATGTTTTTCAAGCCACCTTTAGCCAATTTGCCCCTCAAGTGATCATGCCCTTATCGGTGGTTCAAGACTTAGGTTTAATTGGCCCAGGTAGTCGGGTGAACTATGAGCTGGGGTTAGCGGGTGATTTACGAACGCTTGATGCGTTTGCAAAAACCCTAGAACAACAAAACCATGCCCACTGGCAAATCCAAAGTGCACGCGCACCAACCGATGATTTAGAGCGCGCCATGGATACCGCTTGGCTATTTTTGGACTTATCGGCGCTTGCAACCGTGTTGATTGCAGGCCTGGCGATTTTGATTGCCAGCCGATTTTATTTACAACGTTGGACCGCCTCGATGGCGCTGATGCGTGCTGCGGGGGCGTCTAATCGCCAGCTTACTGGCTTGTTTGCCTTGCAACTGACTTATCTGGCCTTGTTAGGTAGTGTGATAGGGGTGTTGATTGGCCAGGGCTTGTTTTATCTGGCGCGGCCGATTTTAAGCGAGTATTTCGTGCCGCTGGTGATTCCCGGTTATAGCTCGGCGATATTAATAGGCTTAATTAGCGGCACCCTCGCTCTCTGGACTTTTGCTTGGCCAGCGTTTCGTCAGGCCACCCAGGTCTCACCCCTGCGCGTATTGCGCCAAGCGGAAAACAAAACCAATGTGCTGGTACTCATCGGCGTCAGCCTGATGTTGCTGATCGCGCTGATGGGCTTGTTGCTGAGCAATCAACTGTTGGTTTGGGCGGTGCCTGCACTATTTATCAGTGCGGGTCTGCTCTATCTGTTAGCCAAACTGCTGTTAATCGGCTTACAACGCCTTCAACCCTATACCCAAGGTTGGTTGCGTTTAGCAATTGCCGCGCTTGCGCGCTCACCAGGCCTGGTGACGTTGCAATTAATTTCGCTGGGGTTGGTGATATTTATCCTAGTGCTGATGAGCTTTGTGCGCCAAGACCTGCTACAAAGCTGGCAAGCTTCCTTGCCGCAAGATGCCCCCAACACCTTTGTGATGAACATTCAACCCGACCAACAGCCAGAATTTGCCGCACTCATCACGCAGTTTGATATTGAAGCGGAGTTAGTACCGATGGTGCGCGGCCGCTTGATTGAGGTCAACCAAACGCCCATCCACCCGCAAGATCAAACCGAAAACCGCGCCCGCCGCTTGTTAGAGCGCGAAGCAAATATCGCGGTTTTAAACCAACCGCCTGCTTACAATAAGATAACGGCAAAGCTTGATAACGCGCAACGCCAAGCGGATATGCCGTTTGTTTCGGTTGAGGCCGAAATGGCCGCGCTGTTTGGTTTACAATTGGGCGACATTCTGACGTTTGACTTAATTGGACAGGCTTTCAACTATCAAATCACCAGCTTTCGTGAGGTGGAGTGGCAGAGTTTTAGGCTAAACTTTTTCTTCGTACTCGAACCCCAAGCCGACCGCCTGTTGCCGGTGACCTATATCACCAATTTCCGATCTGACCTATCTCCCGAGGCCACTAGCCAATTGCGTCGCCAGCTTAACCAACAGTTGTCGGGCGTGCTTTGGGTTGATGCGCGTGAAATGATTGCCCAGATTCAACTAATTATGAATCAAGCCTCAATGGCGGTAAGTATTTTGTATTTGTTTACGCTAGTATCGAGCTTAATCGTGATTTTTACCGCAACCCGCGCCTCCCAACTCGGGCGCATTCGTAGCTGGTTATTGCTCAGAACGCTGGGCGCACAGCAAAGTGATATTGTCAAAATTGGCTTAACCGAATTTGTATTGATCGGGGTGCTGGCTGGTCTTTTCGCCGCCAGCTTAGGCCAAATCACCAGCCTATTGATTGGTCACTTCTGGCTCGGTGTCAGCCCACAATTGAACCCAACACTCTGGTTAGTATCGATTGTCGCAAGTGCGCTGTTGTTGTTAGCCATCGGCTGGCTAACCCAACGCAAGCCCCTAACCCAAACCCCAAAACAATTGCTACAACAACTGCAGGCGGATAGCTAA
- a CDS encoding type II toxin-antitoxin system HicA family toxin — MVPLTYEKMHHKTLELIYQRPISANIKWRDIEALFVALGADIEQREGSRIGVFFDGEIRVFHRPHPSPNTDKGAVASVRKWLENKGVKS, encoded by the coding sequence ATGGTACCATTAACCTATGAAAAAATGCATCATAAAACACTGGAGCTTATTTATCAACGCCCCATTAGTGCCAATATCAAATGGCGAGATATTGAAGCGTTATTTGTTGCTTTGGGCGCTGATATTGAGCAACGAGAAGGCTCTCGCATAGGTGTGTTTTTTGATGGTGAAATACGGGTTTTCCATCGTCCCCACCCGTCACCAAACACAGACAAAGGCGCTGTTGCGAGCGTGCGCAAATGGTTAGAGAACAAAGGAGTAAAATCTTGA
- a CDS encoding type II toxin-antitoxin system HicB family antitoxin has product MKNLLTVEGYKAVVEFDPEIELFRGEFVGLNGGADFYASDIEGLKKEAKISLNTFLDMCKEKGIEPKKHYSGRFNVRIPSQLHEKIVLLATSEQKSLNQWIEDALQQNAKHEHA; this is encoded by the coding sequence TTGAAAAATTTATTGACCGTTGAAGGCTACAAAGCGGTTGTGGAATTTGATCCTGAAATAGAGCTTTTTCGTGGCGAGTTTGTTGGGCTTAATGGTGGTGCCGATTTTTATGCATCAGATATCGAAGGTTTAAAAAAAGAAGCTAAAATATCACTCAATACATTTTTAGACATGTGTAAAGAAAAAGGTATCGAGCCTAAAAAACACTACTCAGGGCGCTTTAATGTGCGCATACCTTCACAGTTGCATGAAAAAATAGTCCTGCTTGCCACATCAGAACAAAAAAGTTTAAATCAATGGATTGAAGACGCGCTCCAACAAAACGCCAAACATGAACACGCATAA
- a CDS encoding GTP pyrophosphokinase yields the protein MSIDKINQTRQLVSEINRLHLAFSNDYFETGKVAKINLSRTIRHVPASPIYQYRLTLHECINDYLMTANIDIKYFYRVKTRESIDDKITRFSMREDQYPVNNWLNDIFGARIILNADEINSVMDLLDAWQDELGLKNWYLRDRQGYRGLHIYFKNKNNFYFPWELQIWDEQDIQSNIKNHEKFKRNFLSH from the coding sequence ATGAGTATAGACAAAATTAATCAAACAAGACAACTGGTAAGCGAAATCAACCGCTTGCATCTTGCGTTTTCAAATGATTACTTTGAAACGGGAAAAGTAGCCAAAATTAACCTGTCCAGAACCATTCGTCATGTGCCTGCGTCGCCTATTTATCAATACCGTTTAACCCTGCATGAATGTATTAACGATTATTTGATGACAGCAAATATCGATATCAAATATTTCTACCGGGTCAAAACCCGTGAAAGCATTGACGATAAGATTACACGTTTCTCAATGCGTGAAGATCAATATCCTGTAAACAACTGGCTCAATGATATTTTTGGTGCGCGCATTATTTTAAACGCCGATGAAATAAACAGTGTGATGGATTTATTGGACGCTTGGCAAGACGAATTGGGATTGAAAAATTGGTATTTACGCGATAGACAAGGATATCGAGGATTGCATATCTATTTCAAAAATAAGAATAACTTTTATTTCCCGTGGGAGTTGCAAATCTGGGATGAGCAAGATATCCAAAGCAACATCAAAAACCACGAAAAATTCAAACGAAATTTTTTAAGCCACTAA